One region of Anaeromyxobacter paludicola genomic DNA includes:
- a CDS encoding NAD(P)-dependent alcohol dehydrogenase, producing the protein MPNAKAYAVASPTSPFTRTTIPRRDPTPTDVQIEILFCGICHSDLHQARNEWSAMPTVYPCVPGHEIVGRVTKVGAAVTRFRAGDVVGVGCLVDSDGTCPSCREQHEQFCPSAVYTYNSPDRHTGKVTYGGYSDSVVVDERFVLRVPANLDLAGAAPLLCAGITTWSPLRRQGVTKGKKVGIVGLGGLGHMGVKLARALGAHVAVFTTSPGKTEDALRLGAHEVVVSRDADAMAKQAGTFDMILDTVSAVHDLHPYLHALKREGNLTVVGAPDQPHAVSAFGLIFGNKSLSGSLIGGIRQTQEMLDFCGEHGITSDVEVIPIQKVNEAYERLLRSDVKYRFSIDMASLKDE; encoded by the coding sequence ATGCCCAACGCCAAGGCCTACGCCGTCGCCAGCCCGACCTCGCCGTTCACCCGCACCACCATCCCGCGCCGGGACCCGACCCCGACCGACGTCCAGATCGAGATCCTGTTCTGCGGGATCTGCCACTCCGACCTCCACCAGGCGCGCAACGAGTGGAGCGCGATGCCGACCGTCTACCCGTGCGTGCCCGGCCACGAGATCGTCGGCCGCGTCACGAAGGTCGGCGCGGCCGTCACGAGGTTCCGCGCCGGCGACGTGGTCGGCGTGGGCTGCCTCGTGGACTCGGACGGCACCTGCCCGTCCTGCCGGGAGCAGCACGAGCAGTTCTGCCCGAGCGCCGTCTACACCTACAACTCGCCGGACCGGCACACCGGGAAGGTGACCTACGGCGGCTACTCGGACAGCGTCGTCGTGGACGAGCGGTTCGTGCTGCGCGTCCCCGCGAACCTCGACCTCGCCGGCGCCGCGCCGCTCCTGTGCGCGGGCATCACCACCTGGTCGCCGCTGCGGCGCCAGGGCGTCACCAAGGGCAAGAAGGTCGGCATCGTCGGGCTGGGCGGCCTCGGCCACATGGGCGTGAAGCTCGCCCGCGCCCTCGGCGCGCACGTGGCCGTCTTCACCACGAGCCCCGGCAAGACCGAGGACGCGCTCCGGCTCGGCGCGCACGAGGTGGTCGTCTCCAGGGACGCGGACGCGATGGCGAAGCAGGCCGGCACGTTCGACATGATCCTCGACACCGTCTCGGCGGTGCACGACCTCCACCCGTACCTGCACGCGCTCAAGCGCGAGGGGAACCTCACGGTCGTCGGCGCCCCCGACCAGCCGCACGCGGTCTCGGCGTTCGGGCTCATCTTCGGGAACAAGAGCCTCTCCGGCTCGCTCATCGGCGGGATCCGCCAGACACAGGAGATGCTCGACTTCTGCGGCGAGCACGGCATCACCTCGGACGTCGAGGTGATCCCGATCCAGAAGGTGAACGAGGCCTACGAGCGTCTGCTCAGGTCGGACGTGAAGTACCGCTTCTCGATCGACATGGCCTCCCTCAAGGACGAGTAG
- a CDS encoding DUF362 domain-containing protein: MSNEQGRGSRRGGLSRRGFITGSAAAFGGVVLGGCAGASASLASAGSSGARAEPGPPEVFFTQELSPQALVAIYSRVGRAIDGRVAIKVHTGEPNGPNILPRDMVQALQRRIPGSCLVETNTLYKGKRATTAEHRETLAINGWNFCRVDILDEDGATTLPVKGGRRFTQTSVGKHLLDYDALVVLTHFKGHAMGGYGGSLKNIAIGCADGPIGKKAIHAAPDDVNYAAWLKGEPFQENMVEAAKAVVDHFAPRIVFVNVLRNMSVDCDCAGTSAAPVKARNLGILASTDLLAVEQASIDLVYRLPEAELHDLRERIETRQGLHQLTYMKALGMGSGQYRLVTL; encoded by the coding sequence ATGAGCAACGAGCAGGGACGAGGATCACGCCGCGGCGGGCTCAGCCGTCGCGGCTTCATCACGGGGAGCGCCGCCGCGTTCGGCGGGGTCGTCCTCGGCGGCTGCGCGGGCGCGAGCGCGTCGCTCGCGTCGGCGGGGTCCTCGGGCGCCAGGGCCGAGCCCGGCCCGCCGGAGGTCTTCTTCACGCAGGAGCTCAGCCCCCAGGCGCTCGTCGCGATCTACTCCCGCGTCGGCCGGGCCATCGACGGCAGGGTCGCCATCAAGGTGCACACCGGCGAGCCGAACGGCCCCAACATCCTCCCGCGCGACATGGTCCAGGCGCTGCAACGGCGGATCCCGGGGAGCTGCCTCGTCGAGACCAACACCCTCTACAAGGGCAAGCGCGCGACGACCGCGGAGCACCGCGAGACGCTCGCGATCAACGGCTGGAACTTCTGCCGGGTGGACATCCTGGACGAGGACGGCGCCACGACGCTGCCCGTGAAGGGCGGCCGGCGGTTCACGCAGACGTCGGTCGGCAAGCACCTGCTCGACTACGACGCGCTGGTGGTGCTCACGCACTTCAAGGGGCACGCCATGGGCGGCTACGGCGGCTCCTTGAAGAACATCGCCATCGGGTGCGCCGACGGGCCGATCGGCAAGAAGGCGATCCACGCCGCCCCGGACGACGTGAACTACGCCGCCTGGCTCAAGGGTGAGCCGTTCCAGGAGAACATGGTCGAGGCGGCCAAGGCGGTGGTCGATCACTTCGCGCCGCGGATCGTGTTCGTGAACGTGCTCCGGAACATGTCGGTGGACTGCGACTGCGCCGGCACGTCGGCGGCGCCAGTGAAGGCGCGGAACCTGGGCATCCTGGCCTCGACCGACCTCCTCGCGGTGGAGCAGGCCTCCATCGACCTGGTCTACCGGCTCCCCGAGGCCGAGCTCCACGACCTGCGCGAGCGGATCGAGACGCGGCAGGGCCTGCACCAGCTGACGTACATGAAGGCCCTGGGGATGGGCAGCGGCCAGTACCGGCTGGTCACGCTCTGA
- a CDS encoding cytochrome c biogenesis protein ResB, which translates to MRLVRLLLSRRLVVSLMAILTALLALAAASAGGGWERLVTLAPGAAQGPLARLEAPRLVASPAFLALPALLALSLLASLWTRLAAHLRRRRAGPPPLERHVARWSEELPVPADEAVRRIGRGLRMAGVALRPLRAPEASGSRAGLGFWGSTLFHLGLLVALAGTCASALGRFRGELVLAERIPVEVRPAALAAASRPETACGLDGVRLAVSDVSASYAELQRLTDVSAVLEILPAGAPGRREFLSVNVPVRVGGCQLMVERYGFAPEVEAWDELGRQRLDGVASVPARPPGAESQVALDGSGELQLRMYPDYVERAGAPGSRSRVPLRPVLGFRWLEGGREVAAGLVPRGGATVVNGRRVAFRDLRYWLGLSLVRDPGLDAFAAGGVLCLAGLLLRFAWPPQAWRVRVEPAAAGSSRVEVALSARHDPALLQARLERLKRAALDGRGA; encoded by the coding sequence GTGCGCCTCGTCCGGCTCCTGCTGTCACGGCGGCTCGTCGTCTCGCTGATGGCGATCCTGACCGCGCTCCTCGCGCTCGCGGCCGCGTCGGCGGGAGGCGGCTGGGAGCGCCTCGTGACGCTCGCTCCCGGCGCCGCGCAGGGACCGCTGGCGCGGCTCGAGGCGCCCCGGCTCGTGGCGAGCCCCGCGTTCCTGGCGCTCCCCGCGCTGCTCGCGCTCTCGCTCCTCGCCTCGCTCTGGACCCGGCTCGCGGCGCACCTGCGCCGGCGCAGGGCCGGTCCGCCGCCGCTCGAGCGGCACGTGGCGCGGTGGTCGGAGGAGCTCCCCGTCCCCGCCGACGAGGCCGTCCGGCGGATCGGCCGCGGGCTGCGGATGGCCGGGGTGGCGCTGCGCCCCCTCCGCGCGCCGGAGGCCTCGGGGAGCCGGGCCGGGCTCGGGTTCTGGGGATCCACGCTCTTCCACCTCGGGCTCCTGGTGGCCCTCGCCGGCACCTGCGCCAGCGCCCTGGGGCGCTTCCGGGGCGAGCTGGTGCTGGCCGAGCGGATCCCGGTGGAGGTCCGGCCTGCGGCCCTCGCCGCCGCCTCGCGACCGGAGACGGCCTGCGGGCTCGACGGCGTGCGGCTGGCGGTGAGCGACGTCTCCGCGAGCTACGCCGAGCTGCAGCGGCTCACCGACGTCTCGGCCGTGCTCGAGATCCTCCCGGCGGGCGCCCCAGGGCGCCGCGAGTTCCTCAGCGTGAACGTCCCGGTCCGGGTCGGCGGCTGCCAGCTCATGGTCGAGCGCTACGGCTTCGCGCCCGAGGTGGAGGCCTGGGACGAGCTCGGCCGGCAGCGGCTGGACGGCGTCGCCAGCGTGCCGGCCCGGCCGCCGGGCGCCGAGAGCCAGGTCGCGCTCGACGGAAGCGGCGAGCTCCAGCTCCGCATGTACCCCGACTACGTCGAGCGGGCGGGCGCCCCGGGCTCGCGCTCCCGCGTCCCGCTGCGGCCGGTGCTGGGCTTCCGCTGGCTCGAGGGCGGGCGCGAGGTGGCCGCGGGGCTCGTGCCGCGCGGCGGGGCCACGGTGGTGAACGGGCGGCGGGTGGCCTTCCGCGACCTGCGCTACTGGCTGGGGCTGTCGCTCGTCCGCGACCCCGGGCTCGACGCCTTCGCCGCGGGCGGCGTCCTCTGCCTCGCCGGCCTGCTGCTGCGCTTCGCCTGGCCCCCGCAGGCCTGGAGGGTGCGCGTCGAGCCCGCGGCGGCGGGCAGCAGCCGCGTCGAGGTGGCGCTCTCGGCCCGCCACGACCCGGCGCTGCTCCAGGCCAGGCTGGAGCGGCTCAAGCGCGCCGCGCTCGACGGGAGGGGCGCGTGA
- a CDS encoding cytochrome c biogenesis protein, whose product MSALATQALRAAMAGYALGLAALLLARCRGGERLRRAGLAAALLAWIAHGASTVAHWIASGHAPVTGHFEGGLTAAWFLPLLAGLAIWRHREAARALPLVLGATLAVLAVRGEPPDLGPLAPPFRSSWLVFHVLFARVAFGAYLVATALAACYLWLSRRAAGSALVLEELSGKLVAFGFLSHAGMLLSGALWAHDLWGRYWGWDPLETWSLVSWLVYGVYLHLRYTLGWAGRRSAWAAVLSVLALLATFYGIGAGGGLHVQTL is encoded by the coding sequence GTGAGCGCGCTCGCCACCCAGGCGCTCCGCGCGGCGATGGCCGGGTACGCCCTCGGCCTCGCCGCCCTGCTGCTGGCGCGCTGCCGCGGCGGCGAGCGGCTGCGCCGGGCCGGGCTCGCGGCGGCGCTGCTCGCCTGGATCGCCCACGGCGCCTCCACGGTGGCGCACTGGATCGCGAGCGGCCACGCGCCGGTGACGGGGCACTTCGAGGGCGGGCTGACGGCGGCCTGGTTCCTGCCGCTCCTGGCGGGGCTCGCGATCTGGCGGCACCGCGAGGCGGCGCGCGCCCTGCCCCTCGTGCTCGGCGCCACGCTCGCCGTGCTCGCCGTCCGCGGGGAGCCGCCGGACCTGGGGCCGCTGGCCCCGCCGTTCCGGTCGAGCTGGCTCGTGTTCCACGTCCTCTTCGCCCGCGTCGCCTTCGGCGCCTACCTCGTCGCCACCGCGCTCGCGGCCTGCTACCTCTGGCTCTCCCGGCGCGCCGCCGGCTCGGCGCTGGTGCTCGAGGAGCTCTCGGGGAAGCTCGTCGCCTTCGGCTTCCTGAGCCACGCCGGGATGCTCCTCTCCGGCGCGCTCTGGGCCCACGACCTCTGGGGCCGCTACTGGGGCTGGGATCCGCTCGAGACCTGGTCCCTCGTGAGCTGGCTCGTCTACGGGGTCTACCTGCACCTGCGCTACACGCTGGGCTGGGCCGGCCGGCGCTCGGCCTGGGCCGCCGTGCTCTCGGTGCTGGCGCTGCTCGCGACGTTCTACGGGATCGGCGCGGGCGGCGGGCTGCACGTGCAGACCCTGTGA